The sequence TCTTTCGACGCGCTTTGGGCACCATGGATCGACTTTTTTTAGTCCCTTCCTCACGAACTTCTAACTTGGGACGCCTCTTCCGTTTGCTATAGCTTTTAATTCTTATTTCTATATCGCTTCCTAACATGCACACAAACCTCATGAGCCTGTCTAAAGAATACTTACTTAAGTTCCCCCGAGTAACACCGGAAACCTTAGACCGTTCAATGCCAAGGATTTCAGCCGCTTCTTTTTGAGTAAGATTCCGAGCTTTAATGGTTTTGTAAATCTGTCTTGCTAGTTTAGATTTAGCCAAAGCCTCTTCAGGGTTTTCAAAGCCTAGATCTTTAAAAAGATTTCCACTTCCTGTATGAAATTCCACTGTTTTTTCTTTCATCTTGCATAAGAGTATAATTGATATTAAATTTATAGACAACTTCCCAAAACTATTTCTTAAGTAATCGGAGGCCATTAAAAACAACGAGGAGGGAAGCACCGGTATCAGCGGCAATTGCCATCCAGAGGGAAGCCAGGCCAGCAACGGCAAGGGCGAGGAAAACCGCTTTAAGGGCGAGGGCAAAGGTAATATTTTGCTGGATGATCCTAAGGGTCCGACGAGAATGACGAATGAGCCACGGCACTTTCGAGAGGTCATCGGCCATCAGCGCGATGTCAGCGGCTTCGATCGCGGCATCGGTCCCCATCGCTCCCATGGCAATCCCAAAGTTGGCAGCTGCCATGGCCGGGGCATCGTTGACCCCATCACCGATCATCGCAACCGTGGTCCATTTTTCTTTGAGCGCTTCGACTGCTTTGACTTTGTCTTCGGGGAGGAGCTCAGCTTGGGTGGCATCGACACCGGTCAGGCGGGCGATCGCTTCGGCGGCGGGCTTGTTATCGCCTGTAAGCATCGCGACCTCTTCGACCCCTGCCTTTTTGATCTCTTGAATGGTGGCAGCGATCTCTTTGCGGGGTTCATCGGCAACGCTAATGAGACCACAAATATGCTTGTCATTTCC comes from Candidatus Neptunochlamydia vexilliferae and encodes:
- a CDS encoding helix-turn-helix domain-containing protein, which encodes MSINLISIILLCKMKEKTVEFHTGSGNLFKDLGFENPEEALAKSKLARQIYKTIKARNLTQKEAAEILGIERSKVSGVTRGNLSKYSLDRLMRFVCMLGSDIEIRIKSYSKRKRRPKLEVREEGTKKSRSMVPKARRKKKVKA